A window of the Linepithema humile isolate Giens D197 chromosome 4, Lhum_UNIL_v1.0, whole genome shotgun sequence genome harbors these coding sequences:
- the Pu gene encoding GTP cyclohydrolase 1: MNGVSSQCAKLKMYDNEDDKPIVIKKPLPLRTVSWSDNIEESDLDVPGTPRTPRTSTTKGHEKCMFHHDLELDHRPPTREAMLPEMSRSYKLLLSSLGENPERPGLLKTPERAAKAMLFFTKGYDQSLEDVINDAVFDEDHDEMVVVKDIEMFSMCEHHLVPFYGKVSIGYLPCKKILGLSKLARIVEIFSRRLQVQERLTKQIAIAVTKAVQPAGVAVVVEGVHMCMVMRGVQKINSKTVTSTMLGVFRDDPKTREEFLNLVHNK; the protein is encoded by the exons ATGAACGGAGTATCGAGTCAGTGCGCGAAGCTGAAGATGTACGATAACGAGGATGACAAGCCGATAGTGATAAAGAAGCCGTTACCATTAAGGACCGTTTCTTGGAGCGATAATATCGAGGAATCCGATTTGGATGTACCCGGAACACCCAGAACACCGCGTACATCTACGACAAAAG GCCACGAAAAATGCATGTTCCACCACGATTTGGAGTTGGACCACCGGCCGCCCACACGAGAGGCCATGTTACCGGAAATGTCTCGGAGCTACAAGTTACTCTTGAGTTCCCTTGGCGAGAACCCGGAGCGGCCAGGACTCTTAAAGACGCCGGAACGAGCCGCAAAGGCTATGCTTTTCTTCACCAAAGGCTACGATCAGAGTCTCGAAG ATGTAATCAATGACGCAGTATTCGACGAAGATCATGATGAGATGGTGGTAGTGAAGGACATTGAAATGTTCTCCATGTGCGAGCACCACTTGGTACCGTTCTACGGAAAAGTGTCGATCGGTTATCTTCCCTGCAAGAAGATATTGGGTCTCAGCAAACTCGCTAG GATCGTGGAGATCTTCAGCAGACGTCTGCAGGTGCAGGAGCGACTCACGAAGCAAATTGCGATAGCGGTTACGAAAGCTGTGCAGCCCGCAGGAGTCGCCGTTGTGGTCGAAGGAGT GCACATGTGCATGGTGATGAGGGGCGTGCAGAAGATCAACAGCAAGACAGTGACCTCGACGATGCTGGGTGTGTTCCGCGACGATCCGAAGACGCGCGAGGAATTTCTCAATCTGGTGCACAACAAGTAA
- the LOC105670893 gene encoding saccharopine dehydrogenase-like oxidoreductase translates to MANNRLDIVVFGATGYTGKYAVKATERFCKEHNMKFGIAGRRKEALETIIKELKTDIEVPIILADVKDEESLKKMTEQAKVIVNCCGPYRFYGEPVVKACIATGTHQVDVTGEPQYMDTIRLEYHKAAQEAGVYIVSACGFDSIPADLGIIFAQQNFEGEINSIETYLSFKGSKDGGPGLNYGTWESAVYGVAHSSELRTLRSKLYPTKLPEFRPKLKSRGLMHQSDVSEGYSMPFLGSDRSVALHTQRFLYEKYKERPAQVQTYITFQSLFTLVSLIFVGAIFGLMTRTTWGINLLLKYPAIFSGGYVTFEDPKPEKMEKTRFSMTFKALGWSEKVAEPTDKHTDPPNKKLITKVSAVNPAYGMTTIALVLSAITILKEADKMPDNGGVLSPGAAFAKTSLIEQLNKNDVKFEVISSSDA, encoded by the exons ATGGCAAACAATCGTTTGGATATAGTGGTATTTGGTGCCACTGGATATACAGGAAAATATGCAGTAAAGGCAACAGAACGTTTCTGCAAGGAGCATAATATGAAGTTTGGCATTGCTGGTCGCAGGAAGGAAGCTTTAGAAACTATTATTAAGGAACTTAAAACAGATATTG AGGTGCCTATTATTCTGGCTGATGTAAAAGATGAGGAATCTCTCAAGAAAATGACGGAACAAGCGAAGGTAATTGTCAATTGTTGTGGTCCGTACAGATTTTATGGAGAACCAGTCGTTAAAGCGTGCATCGCTACTGGTACACATCAAGTCGATGTCACTGGTGAACCACAG TATATGGACACGATACGATTGGAATATCACAAAGCAGCGCAAGAGGCTGGTGTTTACATAGTGAGTGCTTGTGGGTTTGATAGCATTCCTGCTGATTTGGGAATCATTTTTGCACAACAGAATTTTGAAGGAGAGATCAACAGTATTGAAACATACTTAAGTTTCAAAGGAAGCAAAGACGGAGGACCCGGCCTGAATTATGGAACTTGGGAGTCCGCGGTGTACGGTGTGGCTCATTCGAGCGAATTACGAACATTGCGTTCGAAATTGTATCCTACCAAACTTCCTGAATTCAGACCAAAATTGAAATCaag GGGTTTAATGCATCAAAGTGATGTATCTGAAGGATATTCAATGCCATTTTTGGGCTCCGATCGTTCCGTCGCTCTTCATACACAGCGATTCTTGTATGAGAAATACAAAGAGAGACCTGCGCAGGTTCAGACCTATATCACATTTCA GTCTTTATTTACTTTGGTGAGCTTGATCTTCGTTGGTGCAATCTTTGGACTCATGACCCGTACAACTTGGGGCATTAATTTACTTCTGAAA TATCCAGCTATATTTTCGGGCGGTTACGTGACCTTTGAAGATCCGAAGCCGGAGAAGATGGAAAAGACACGCTTCTCCATGACGTTTAAAGCTCTCGGCTGGTCCGAAAAAGTGGCTGAACCTACTGATAAACATACAGATCCgcctaataaaaaattaattaccaaaGTTAGCGCTGTTAATCCTGCATATGGTATGACTACCATTGCATTGGTGTTATCGGCAATTACAATCCTTAAGGAAGCTGACAAAATGCCTGACaa cggcGGAGTACTTTCTCCTGGCGCTGCATTCGCTAAGACGTCTTTGATCGAGcagttgaataaaaatgatgttAAATTCGAGGTAATATCGTCGAGCGACGCATAA